Proteins from a single region of Cryptococcus neoformans var. neoformans JEC21 chromosome 6 sequence:
- a CDS encoding cytoplasm protein, putative — translation MTKREREENKLPRLTAYATAEGYKLKALQAFLKREHGVSVVRVYDDCVYAIYNLPLLPGYATTKVRSSPVVKSPGGVSLMERMTMAEEQGYNDSYFPREDPTEATPAEYILSSSPSGGDGISGVGTDLDVLAQDGEREREMREAEREGERPTTHYETVKPEDESHPREHTHHDPGTHLSPDHPGYLEHTPSTALTPMDLPPHHHRRLSTGMQMPEEYTAHSSPRAQHRPRRRKSQASLNNVAEAIFFSYGVSVFFGFNEGEEKEIMEDAETAGAWTRGLGEDDWEIEEFHYVHDPDAENPRIYNDMFTFKSRSHLFKLSLAHAIAQSTKLSIYESVMQETLSLTASFPKELSITGHLQLTRREALKMTGRLFKLRMDVNLSGGILDTPELFWSEASLFPLYEAVHEYLEIGPRIQVLNDRLAVAGDLLEIIHEYIEEQATHRLTWIIIWLIVVACFVELGEVIARMIFHAIPREQGEFLMLKAPQLLIGAGQSFV, via the exons ATGACCAAGCGCGAGCGGGAAGAGAACAAGCTGCCCAGGCTCACTGCCTATGCCACCGCCGAGGGCTACAAGCTCAAGGCGCTGCAGGCCTTTCTCAAGCGCGAACATGGCGTGAGCGTCGTGCGGGTCTATGACGATTGCGTGTATGCG ATCTACAACCtgccccttcttccgggATACGCAACGACCAAAGTACGCTCGTCGCCCGTCGTCAAGTCGCCCGGCGGTGTCTCCCTCATGGAGCGGATGACCATGGCCGAGGAGCAAGGCTACAACGACTCGTACTTTCCCCGCGAGGATCCGACGGAAGCCACGCCGGCAGAGTATATTCTCTCCAGCTCTCCGTCTGGCGGCGACGGCATAAGTGGCGTCGGCACCGATCTAGACGTCCTCGCACAAGatggggaaagggagagagaaatgCGCGAGGCTGAGCGCGAAGGCGAGCGGCCAACCACACATTACGAAACCGTGAAACCCGAGGATGAGTCTCACCCTCGTGAACACACGCACCATGATCCGGGGACACACCTATCTCCCGACCACCCTGGCTACCTCGAGCACACCCCTTCCACAGCCCTCACACCCATGGATCTACCGCcacaccaccaccgccgcctATCAACAGGCATGCAAATGCCAGAGGAATACACGGCACACTCCTCTCCAAGGGCTCAGCACAGACCTCGTCGACGGAAATCGCAAGCTTCTCTGAACAACGTGGCAGAAGCCATATTCTTCTCATACGGTGTGTCCGTATTCTTTGGATTCAACGAAggcgaggaaaaggagatcaTGGAGGATGCAGAGACCGCCGGGGCTTGGACTCGAGGTCTAGGCGAAGACGACTGGGAAATCGAAGAGTTCCACTATGTG CACGACCCAGACGCCGAGAACCCTCGGATCTACAACGACATGTTTACATTCAAATCCCGCTCACACCTCTTCAAACTTTCTCTCGCGCACGCCATTGCGCAGTCGACAAAACTGAGCATATACGAGTCTGTCATGCAAGAGACGCTTTCACTTACCGCCTCATTCCCCAAGGAACTGTCCATAACAGGACACCTGCAGTTGACGAGGAGGGAAGCGCTCAAAATGACAGGTAGATTGTTCAAATTGCGGATGGACGTCAACTTGAGTGGCGGCATCCTCGATACTCCCGAGTTATTCTGGTCAGAagcttccctcttcccactGTACGAAGCCGTTCACGAGTACCTCGAGATCGGTCCGAGGATCCAGGTACTGAACGACAGGCTCGCAGTTGCCGGTGATCTG CTCGAAATCATCCACGAGTATATCGAAGAGCAAGCAACCCATCGACTCACTTGGATCATCATCTGGTTGATCGTCGTGGCGTGCTTTGTTGAACTG GGCGAAGTTATCGCGAGAATGATCTTCCATGCCATACCAAGGGAACAGGGTGAATTCTTGATGCTCAAGGCTCCCCAGCTGTTGATCGGCGCAGGTCAAAGCTTTGTCTAG
- a CDS encoding glyoxal oxidase precursor, putative, giving the protein MLSPSTLLHALSLAALAALPAQAQLANTFQYVGLSGVSAQQMFLGTLHKVYIVDKTENNNATVNGHPAWASEYDLATNTFRTMDVLSNSFCAGGTVLGNGTWLNAGGNQAITYGGAAMPSTQQSGQSPYGDWDGGKAVRLLDPCDDESCEWVDDPALYMTSRRWYPTLETLEDGSAIIMGGCEWGGYVNYADNQNNPTVEYFPPKGQPFTLNFLLNTMPVNLFPLVWLLPSGNLFVQAEYQAEIFDYKNNIEYPISDIPDCVRVYPASAGTAVLPMTPENNWTATIIFCGGTFLESDQWTTDWNISQYPANQSCVHISPDVDLTWYQNDPLDTGRSMGNFINLPDGRLFYVNGARTGTAGYGTQDWAVGESYADHPLYQSWYFDPSQPSGQRWSKAGVSSIPRMYHSSASLLPDGTVIISGSNPNADYVDAVNNASYTYFTQYQVEIFYPDYADHVKPTPQGMPSNITYGGDYFNITLSASDLFNVPININKTRAVIMRTGFSTHTMNMGQRHIELETSFTTTDDGGGILHVAQLPPNPGILAPGPALFFIVVDGIPSNASWVMIGDGIIGEQTLHEKSVLPRSQISAQIMAQYGFITYSTNTTSTATTTWGSWKLAGMSLMCLWGGIVLL; this is encoded by the exons ATGCTCTCCCCTTCAACCCTGCTTCACGCCCTCTCTCTCGCAGCTCTGGCAGCTTTACCTGCGCAAGCCCAACTCGCAAACACGTTTCAGTATGTCGGACTGTCTGGCGTGTCCGCCCAGCAAATGTTCTTGGGCACTTTGCACAAGGTTTATATCGTAGACAAGAC TGAAAATAACAATGCGACTGTGAATGGACATCCAGCATGGGCCTCGGAATACGACCTGGCCACGAACACTTTTCGCACGATGGACGTGCTTTCAAATTCGTTCTGTGCCGGGGGTACTGTTCTAGGAAACGGCACGTGGCTCAATGCGG GAGGGAATCAAGCAATCACTTATGGCGGAGCAGCGATGCCAAGCACTCAGCAGAGCGGACAgtcaccatatggtgacTGGGATGGCGGAAAGGCCGTCCGCTTGCTCGACCCGTGTGATGACGAATCATGCGAATGGGTGGACGACCCAGCACTATACATGACCAGTCGACGGTGGTATCCGACACTCGAGACGTTGGAGGATGGATCAGCTATCATTATGGGCGGCTGTG AATGGGGAGGATATGTCAACTATGCAGACAACCAAAACAACCCTACAGTCGAATATTTTCCTCCCAAAGGCCAACCTTTTACCCTCaacttccttctcaacacCATGCCTGTGAATCTCTTCCCCCTGGTctggcttcttccctctgGCAACCTCTTTGTCCAAGCAGAGTACCAAGCCGAGATCTTTGATTACAAAAATAACATTGAATACCCAATCAGTGATATCCCTGATTGTGTCCGAGTATATCCAGCATCCGCTGGAACCGCAGTCTTGCCCATGACTCCTGAAAACAACTGGACGGCGACAATTATATTTTGTGGAGGGACATTTTTAGAATCGGATCAGTGGACAACAGATTGGAATATCAGTCAATACCCGGCAAACCAGAGCTGTGTGCACATCAGTCCCGATGTCGATCTGACTTGGTACCAGAATGATCCTCTTGACACAGGACGTTCCATGGGCAAC TTCATTAATCTCCCTGACGGTCGACTCTTTTACGTCAACGGCGCTCGCACTGGAACAGCCGGGTACGGGACTCAAGACTGGGCTGTTGGCGAATCATATGCAGATCATCCCCTTTATCAATCGTGGTATTTTGACCCCTCTCAGCCTTCAGGACAAAGATGGTCTAAAGCAGGCGTGTCGTCTATCCCACGAATGTATCACTCTTCAGCGTCTTTGTTGCCGGACGGCACTGTGATCATTTCGGGCAGTAACCCTAATGCGGACT ATGTGGATGCGGTCAACAACGCGAGCTACACCTACTTCACACAATATCAAGTGGAGATATTCTATCCAGACTA TGCGGATCATGTAAAGCCGACACCACAAGGCATGCCTAGTAATATTACCT ACGGCGGCGACTATTTCAACATCACCCTCTCAGCTTCGGATCTTTTCAACGTTCCGATTAATATCAACAAAACCCGTGCAGTGATCATGCGCACTGGCTTTTCAACGCATACGATGAACATGGGTCAACGACACATCGAATTGGAAACGAGTTTTACAACGACggatgatggtggagggATCTTGCATGTCGCACAATTACCGCCAAATCCCGGTATACTCG CCCCCGGACCAGCACTCTTCTTTATTGTAGTGGACGGCATTCCCTCGAATGCCTCGTGGGTAATGATTGGTGATGGCATCATTGGGGAGCAAACTCTGCATGAGAAGAGCGTTTTGCCACGCTCCCAGATTAGTGCACAAATCATGGCACAATATGGGTTTATCACTTATTCCACTAACACGACTTCTACTGCGACAACAACCTGGGGAAGTTGGAAGCTGGCAGGAATGAGCTTGATGTGCTTGTGGGGAGGTATCGTGCTTTTATAG
- a CDS encoding acyl-protein thioesterase-1, putative encodes MPTSLKHLKISPKEAHTATVIFLHGLGDSGHGWLPVAKMLWSSFPNVKWILPHAPTIPVSLNHGMAMPSWFDIRHLDKLDNSENDDEQGMLETLKSVDELIQAEVDSGIPENRIVLGGFSQGGAISVLNMLTTKRKLAGVVALSTWVPLNHKIVQMMSEHAKDIPVFWGHGTNDPVVDYRFGQRSVDFLVQKCGYKLLSQGTTFARPGIRFESYPGMPHSSCPQEIEDLKSWLMEALK; translated from the exons ATGCCCACATCTTTGAAACACCTAAAGATTTCGCCCAAGGAGGCCCATACTGCTACTGTCATCTTTCTTCAC GGGTTGGGCGATAGTG GCCATGGGTGGCTTCCTGTTGCTAAGATGCTTTGGAGCTCGTTCCCTAATGTGAAATGGATACTTCCACATGCCCCTACAATCCCCGTCTCCTTAAACCACGGCATGGCTATGCCATCTTGGTTCGACATTCGTCACCTTGATAAATTGGATAACTCGGAGAACGACGATGAGCAGGGGATGCTCGAAACGCTAAAGTCAGTTGACGAGCTTATCCAAGCCGAGGTGGATAGTGGGATCCCTGAAAATAGGATCGTTCTCGGTGGTTTTTCCCAGGGCGGCGCGATCAGTGTTCTAAACATGCTGACAACAAAGAGGAAGCTGGCTGGAGTGGTGGCGTTGAGCACTTGGGTCCCTCTCAACCACAAGATTGTACAA ATGATGTCTGAGCATGCCAAGGATATTCCAGTGTTCTGGGGCCACGGAACGAATGACCCAGTGGTCGATTACCGCT TTGGACAACGATCAGTTGATTTTCTTGTACAAAAATGTGGCTACAAGCTGCTTTCTCAGGGCACAACCTTTGCTCGTCCTGGTATCCGTTTTGAATCCTACCCAGGAATGCCCCATTCTTCCTGTCCTCAGGAGATTGAAGATCTCAAGTCGTGGTTAATGGAGGCGCTCAAGTAA
- a CDS encoding acyl-protein thioesterase-1, putative, producing MFVIGFTVRNLLIACIALVTISLYWISSIPSKTRLPSPLLQDTMPTSLKHLKISPKEAHTATVIFLHGLGDSGHGWLPVAKMLWSSFPNVKWILPHAPTIPVSLNHGMAMPSWFDIRHLDKLDNSENDDEQGMLETLKSVDELIQAEVDSGIPENRIVLGGFSQGGAISVLNMLTTKRKLAGVVALSTWVPLNHKIVQMMSEHAKDIPVFWGHGTNDPVVDYRFGQRSVDFLVQKCGYKLLSQGTTFARPGIRFESYPGMPHSSCPQEIEDLKSWLMEALK from the exons ATGTTCGTGATAGGCTTTACTGTCCGCAATTTGCTTATTGCCTGCATTGCTCTAGTCACAATTTCTTTATATTGGATCTCGTCAATCCCGTCTAAAACTCGATTACCATCGCCATTGCTGCAAGACACCATGCCCACATCTTTGAAACACCTAAAGATTTCGCCCAAGGAGGCCCATACTGCTACTGTCATCTTTCTTCAC GGGTTGGGCGATAGTG GCCATGGGTGGCTTCCTGTTGCTAAGATGCTTTGGAGCTCGTTCCCTAATGTGAAATGGATACTTCCACATGCCCCTACAATCCCCGTCTCCTTAAACCACGGCATGGCTATGCCATCTTGGTTCGACATTCGTCACCTTGATAAATTGGATAACTCGGAGAACGACGATGAGCAGGGGATGCTCGAAACGCTAAAGTCAGTTGACGAGCTTATCCAAGCCGAGGTGGATAGTGGGATCCCTGAAAATAGGATCGTTCTCGGTGGTTTTTCCCAGGGCGGCGCGATCAGTGTTCTAAACATGCTGACAACAAAGAGGAAGCTGGCTGGAGTGGTGGCGTTGAGCACTTGGGTCCCTCTCAACCACAAGATTGTACAA ATGATGTCTGAGCATGCCAAGGATATTCCAGTGTTCTGGGGCCACGGAACGAATGACCCAGTGGTCGATTACCGCT TTGGACAACGATCAGTTGATTTTCTTGTACAAAAATGTGGCTACAAGCTGCTTTCTCAGGGCACAACCTTTGCTCGTCCTGGTATCCGTTTTGAATCCTACCCAGGAATGCCCCATTCTTCCTGTCCTCAGGAGATTGAAGATCTCAAGTCGTGGTTAATGGAGGCGCTCAAGTAA
- a CDS encoding expressed protein: protein MRFTSFFIAVLPFVGSAFAAPLSNKASEALVVRSESLAPRTVDYVGILTTLDNDIKNAGPLSGDSTEGEVTAALTTVKEAFDTAKSALHIVSSKRDLDMGVVARDSTADEVSTLLSTVSADVKALIAPVDVTLLSLPAVGGLVKEVNSALDSVLTGLGDVLGGVVSLVAKTLNSLGIDIAPFLSKDINVLYDIFGKL, encoded by the exons ATGCGATTCACTTCGTTCTTCATTGCTGTTCTCCCTTTCGTCGGGTCTGCTTTCGCTGCTCCCCTCAGCAACAAGGCCTCCGAAGCCCTTGTTGTTAGATCTGAGTCCCTTGCCCCTCGAACTGTCGACTACGTCGGCATCCTTACTACACTTGATAATGACATC AAAAACGCCGGCCCGCTCTCAGGGGACTCCACTGAGGGTGAGGTGACTGCAGCGCTCACTACCGTTAAGGAGGCATTCGACACTGCGAAATCGGCTCTCCACATTGTCTCCTCTAAGCGGGACCTCGACATGGGCGTTGTTGC TCGTGACAGCACCGCAGATGAAGTCTCCACTCTTTTGTCTACCGTCTCCGCCGATGTAAAGGCTCTCATCGCTCCTGTCGATGTCactctcctttcccttcctgcAGTCGGTGGCCTCGTCAAGGAGGTAAACTCCGCACTTGACTCCGTTCTCACGGGTCTCGGCGATGTTCTTGGTGGTGTCGTTTCCCTGGTTGCCAAAACTCTCAACAGCTTGGGTATCGACAtcgctcctttcctcagCAAAG ACATCAACGTTCTTTACGATATCTTTGGCAAGTTGTAA